AGGCCAGCGCCGACGGATCGACCGCGCGGTGCAGCAGATCGCGATAAATCTCTTGGACAAATCGCTGATTCAACGTTCCCACGGTGCCATCGGGCAGCAGCTCCTCCAAGATCGCCGCGGCCGTGGTGATCGTGGCCGAGGTAGATCCATCGCTGATGCGGACCGTGACGGCGAACGTTCCCTCGTCGAGATAGTTGTGCGTGCCCGTGACGGTGTAGGTGGTGCCCGATTCCGAGACCGTGCCGGTGGAGCTGGTGCCGTCGCCCCAGTCGATCGTGACGTTGAAGTTTCCGACCGTTTCGCCGCCGTTGGCGTGCAAGAAAGTAGCCACGGGCACGTTGACCAAAGGCGTGCGTTCGAAGCCGCTGATGGGGACGGCGGTGCCCGAAATCGCGGCCGGAGCAACGTCGGCCGCGCTTGTGGCCGTGGCCGAGCTGCCACCGACATCGGCCACCGTCACGGTGACCGTAAACGTGCCTTCCTGTGCGTAGGTGTGCGAGCCATTGACCATGAAGCCGCCGCTCGTCGCGGCCACGGCGCCTGCGCTCGAAGTGCCGTCGCCCCAGTCGACGGTCGCGGCGTAATCGCTCAGCGTGCCGTTCGGATCGGCGTCGGTGAAGGTGGCGACGGTGCCCGTGAAGGCGGTCAGCTCGGTGGGCGTCAGGGTGACACCGGCGGCCGTCAGCGGAGCGTCGGCGACGTGCGCGGCGCCCTGGACGGTGGCGGTGCTGCCGCCCGCGTCGCGAATGATGACGCGCGGCGAATCGACGCCTTCCTCCAGGTAGGTGTGCGTGGCCTTGACTTGGAAGCCGCCGCCGTTGGCCGCGATGCTTCCGGCGGAGGTTGTGCCGTCGCCCCAGTCGATGGTCGCCGTGTAGTCGCCGGCAACCCCGGCCGGATCGGCATCGGTAAAGCTGGCCACCGCGACGGTGAACGAGGCGCCTTCCGTGGCCGTGATGGTGGCGGCCGTCGCCGTGAGCGGTGCATCCGTGACCAGCGCGATGCTATTGGCGGTGGCCTTGCTGCCGCCTCGATCGAGCATGGCGACCGTAATGTTGTACGTCCCTTCCTCGGCATACGTGTGCGTGCCGCCGACGTCGAAGCCGCCGCTGACGTTGGCCGCGACGGTGCCAGTGGTCGTCGTGCCGTCTCCCCAGACGATTTGGGTGGCATAGTCGCTGACCGCGCCGCCGGGATCGGCATCGGTGAACGTCGCCACGACGCCCGTGAAGGCAATGCCCTCGGTGGGAGTCACCGCTACGCCGGCGGCCGCGAGCGGCGCGTCGCTGATGATCGCCGTGCTGTTGGCCGTGGCGGTGCTGCCGCCGACGTCGGAGATGGTCACGGTGACGGCGTTGGTTCCTTCTTCCGCAAAAGTGTGCGTGCCGGTAACCTGAAAGACACCGCCGCCATTGGCCGCCACCGAGCCGACGCTGCGCGTGCCGTCGTTCCAATCGATCGTGACTTTGTAGTCGGCGACGGTGGCGCCGGGATCGGCGTCGGTGAAGGTGGCCACCACGGCGGTAAACGAGGCGCCTTCGGTGGGCGTGAGCGTTGTCGCGGCGGCGCTGAGGGGCGCGTCGGCAACGTTGATGGTCGCGGTCGCGGTGCCGGTCGCCGTGCCGGGCGCGTCGTCGGCCAAGACGATCGTCGCGGTCGGACTCCCTTCCTCGGCATAAACATGGCTGCCACTGACGGTGATGTTGCCGTCGCCCGCGGTCGAGACGGAACCGGTGCCGGTGCTTCCGTCGCCCCAATCGATCGAGGCCGTGAAATCGCCGGGCACGTTGCCGGCATACGTCGCATCGGTGAACGTGGCCAAGGCGCCGGTGAACGTGGCGCCTTCGGTGCTGCTGGCCGTGATGTTGGGTCCGGGCGCCAGGGTGTCGTTGTCGGCGACGCTGGCGGTGCCGGTGGCCGTGGCCGCGGCGGTGCCCGGTGCGCCGTCGGTCAAGATGACGGTGAGCGAGTAGCCACCTTCATCGGCATAGAGGTGATCGCCGCTGACCACCAGACTGGCCGAGCCTCCTGGACCGGCGACACCGGCGATGGTGCCCGTTGTTGTCGTGCCGTCGCCCCAGTCGATGGTGGCGGTGAAGTCGGTCGGTGGGTTGTCGGTGTAGGTCGTGTCGGAGAAGGAGGCCACGCTGCCGGTGAACGTCTTGCCTTCGGTCGCGCTGAGGGTGGCCGCGCCGGGAACCAGCGTGTCGCCCTCCGCCACGACGGCGGTCGCTGTGGCCGTCGCGGTCGCCGTGCCGGGCGCGTCGTCGATCAGCGTCACCGTTATGGGGAAGGATCCCTCGTCGGCATAGATATGGCTGCTGCTGACGGTGAAGTTGCCGTCGCCCGCGGTCGAGACGGAACCGGTGCCGATGCTTCCGTCGCCCCAGTCGATCGTCGCGGTCATGTCGGCCGCGTCATTGTTCGGGTAGCCGGAGTCGGCAAACACCGCCACGGTGCCGCTCGCGGCCGTCCCTTCCGTGCCGGTGAACGTGACCGGCGTGGCCGAGGGTGTGAAGGCATCGGCCTCGGCGACGATAGCCGTGCTGGTGATCGCAACGTCGGTCAATGTGCTCGGCGGGTCATCGCTGAACGAGGCCAGCACGGTGTAGGTGCCTTCGTCGGCGTAGGTGTGTCCGCCGCTGATCGTAAACGGGCCGCCCGTCGGGCCCGTAACTGTGCCGGCGGTCGCGGTGCCGTCGCCCCAATCGACCGAAGCAGTGAAGTCGCCGGCGA
This region of Pirellulales bacterium genomic DNA includes:
- a CDS encoding DUF4214 domain-containing protein codes for the protein MFLPNWHKRLSLSHTNRNQRRRRKHQPRLESLEPRTLLSVNPTGETIAPTEVFDFTTTVAEFTASDAGPFTATIDWGDGNGPTTGTVSAAGGGVFDVNGSHSYAEDGPYTLTITIADAADLTTATVQSTAQVAEATTGEAPFAVTAGGSISAAEGQVLTGVQLATFQDFETSDPGQFTASIDWGDGVTTPGSISTLADFPGSFIVTGDHTYADELSGNYTVTIQEPSANFTATPVSNSVSVAERDTLTPSSVTTGTIRENELVGGTAAVFGDLGYPGNNPADFTGTFDWGDGTTYTTGAGNATVTSDGAGHFTLSVSAHSYADEGVYTVVATLTDNAPGTASDAQTGTLTVAEADAFAPSATPVTFTGTEGTAASGSVAVFADAGYPTNDAADMTATIDWGDGSIGAGSVSTAGDGNFTVSGNHTYAEDGAYTITASIAEDAPGTANATTTATANIAEADLSLTPAAAFAATEGSSATAIVAFVNDSGTTDSAGAYSSTINWGDGTASAGTVSGSESPFTVTGHHTYVDEGSFTITVTTTETSAVPAATATTTLVEVVAEGDSGSLIAATITPTEGGSFNGAVASFTDTGNPLQIAGDFTASVDWGDGTATAGTVTGPTGGPFTISGGHTYADEGTYTVLASFSDDPPSTLTDVAITSTAIVAEADAFTPSATPVTFTGTEGTAASGTVAVFADSGYPNNDAADMTATIDWGDGSIGTGSVSTAGDGNFTVSSSHIYADEGSFPITVTLIDDAPGTATATATATAVVAEGDTLVPGAATLSATEGKTFTGSVASFSDTTYTDNPPTDFTATIDWGDGTTTTGTIAGVAGPGGSASLVVSGDHLYADEGGYSLTVILTDGAPGTAAATATGTASVADNDTLAPGPNITASSTEGATFTGALATFTDATYAGNVPGDFTASIDWGDGSTGTGSVSTAGDGNITVSGSHVYAEEGSPTATIVLADDAPGTATGTATATINVADAPLSAAATTLTPTEGASFTAVVATFTDADPGATVADYKVTIDWNDGTRSVGSVAANGGGVFQVTGTHTFAEEGTNAVTVTISDVGGSTATANSTAIISDAPLAAAGVAVTPTEGIAFTGVVATFTDADPGGAVSDYATQIVWGDGTTTTGTVAANVSGGFDVGGTHTYAEEGTYNITVAMLDRGGSKATANSIALVTDAPLTATAATITATEGASFTVAVASFTDADPAGVAGDYTATIDWGDGTTSAGSIAANGGGFQVKATHTYLEEGVDSPRVIIRDAGGSTATVQGAAHVADAPLTAAGVTLTPTELTAFTGTVATFTDADPNGTLSDYAATVDWGDGTSSAGAVAATSGGFMVNGSHTYAQEGTFTVTVTVADVGGSSATATSAADVAPAAISGTAVPISGFERTPLVNVPVATFLHANGGETVGNFNVTIDWGDGTSSTGTVSESGTTYTVTGTHNYLDEGTFAVTVRISDGSTSATITTAAAILEELLPDGTVGTLNQRFVQEIYRDLLHRAVDPSALAYWTPMLDQGVSRQQVAQEIVAAAMPGELGADLVTGIFEKFLGRAPDPSGMAFWITIVSQRETLEDTEANVVGTPEFFYLAGSTDAGFITRLFRLGLGRNPEPSAVSYFETLLANGITREQVAEIIFNSLEYHELEVSGYYQSPVDLNDRSTGIVPFIDDLDFLDRPVDPGGLAMFSIELQRDTTDQQVWAQLLASDEFFAKIAQ